From Paenibacillus sp. PvR098:
ATCTTTTGTTAATTTCTCCATTAGTAAAGTCACCTTTCTCTCTCTTCTATTACATTCCGCATCAATAAATTCACCTTTCTCTCAAATGATTCATATCACTTCTTACACATATTATATTATATATAATATATATCTTGGAAATACTGTATATTTATTGCTTCATAAGTTTTATGAACATAAATCTTCAAACGGATAAATCGAATAATGGCCCATCAAATTCCGCAAGCATTTTATACTTCAATGTCGCTTACGAATTTAGATCTTTTCTTTTTAATTTCGCTGTAGATACTTAAAAGCAATATGATAAAACACAACATCATCAAAAAGAAAGATATCGGTCGATCAAAAAAGATCATAATGTCCGATTGAGAAATGGCTAAAGACTGTAACAGCGAGGTTTCGATCTGGGTACCTAAAACAAAAGTCAACACGGTCGCCGCTATGGGAATGTCCTTTTTCTTCATGATGTATCCTAGAATACCAAAGAAAATCATCACTCCTACATCCCATAAACTATTATTAATACTATAGGCCCCTATGATAGCAATCATTAGAATCAGCGGGAACAGTAATTGATATGGAACTAAGGTTATTTTTGCCCAGAATCTGGCAAGCGGCAAGTTAAAAATCAGTAGTATCAAGTTCCCAATAAACATGCTGGAAATTACAGCCCATACAAAATCGGGATTATTCTGAAACAATGCAGGTCCCGGCGTTAAACCATGCATGATAAACGCCCCTAAAATTACTGCGACTGTTGGCGAACTTGGGATTCCGAGTGTAAAAAGCGGGATAAGAGAAGCTCCGCTGTGAGCGTTATTCGCTGTTTCAGGACCAGCTACTCCCTCTATGGCCCCTTTACCGAAACGGGATGGATCCTTCGCCCATTTTTTTTCAATCGAATAGGATATCAAAGAGGAAATAGCTGCATTGGCTCCAGGAATCAAACCGATCAATAAGCCTAAAAAGGTCCCTCTTCCAATCGACTTGAACGTTGGATTCCATTCTTCACCTTTGGGTAAAAGACCCTGGATTTTGACGGGGGGCTGCAGGTCCATTTTTTTTTCGGCATTCAACAAAATCTCTGAAATACCAAACAGGCCCAAAGCCAGAACGGAAAAGTCTATCCCGTCTAATAATTCAAGCTGCCCAAAGGTAAATCGTGGCGCTCCAGATGAAGGATCCATTCCAATTAAAGATAATATCAAACCAAATAAGGCGGCAATCAATCCCCTCACCAAGGATTTACCCATTAATCCAACTAACATGAGCAACCCGAGCAGCATAATAGTAAAGTATTCGGGAGGACCAAACCTTAACGCGAATTGAGCTAAAGGAGGACCAATAAATGATAGACTGAGAACCGCCACGATGCCGCCAATAAAGGAACCGATGGCCGCTACTCCCAGTGCAGTACCCGCACGTCCTTGCTTCGCTAACTCATATCCATCAATACAGGTAATTACCGATGCGGCTTCTCCCGGCGTATTAATTAAAACAGAAGTAATTGTTCCTCCGTACATGGAACCATAGTAGATTCCGGAAAGCATAATAATGGCGGATATCGGTTCCATTCCAAATGTGATCGGAATAAGAAGAGCTGTACCCGACACAGGACCTAACCCCGGTAATACTCCAACAATCATTCCCACAGTTACCCCGATCAAACAGTAAAATATATTGGACAGGGTAAGAGCAGTTTCAAAACCTTGTAAAAGCAAGGATAGAGTATCCATGTAGCCTCCTTCTACCAACCGAATTCATTAACTGGTAATGTGACACTCAACAATGTACGGAAAAGCCAAAACAAGAAAATGGATGTCCCTACAGAAATAATTAAATTCAAGTACCATTTATACGCGCGATAGAGTAATAAAAATAAGAAGATCGCACTAGATAAAACAAACCCTAAATAGGAAATTATGATGACAAAAAGAATCAGGCAGCCTATAATATATAATACTTTTTTTAGATCTTCTCCTTTTGGCATGGATTCTTCTTCCGAATTTTCTTTATTTCTAAATTCAACCATGTAGAATAGAGAAAGGATTATTAAGATTCCACTTAGCCAAACAGGAAAAAAACCTGCCCCCGGTCCTACTGAACCCAGATAGGGAAGATCAAATGACTTCCAGAAAATAAAGACAGAAAAAAGAAAAATAGGTAGACCAGAATACAATCCTGCCTTCCATTTTTTCTCCAAGACGCCATCATCCCTTCTAAAATATATGTTGTTATAGCAAACGGAGCATAGAATCAAAAAGTGTTTCTATGCTCCCCTACTAAAAGTTACTTCACCATACCAATTTTCTTTAATGTATCCCCAATTTGGTTGAAGCTGTCCGTGATATCTTTTTGAAATTCATCAGGTCCCGCGTAAGAAGGTTCTATATCTAATTTCTTCAACTGTTCAATGATTTCAGGATCTTCCAATGTCTTTTTAAATGCTGCATCGTAAATATCCAATATGTCTTTGGGCAGCCCTTTTGGAGCTATCAGTCCATTGTATATATCTAATGCCACATCAATTCCCTTTTCTTGTAACGTAGGAACATCTTTAAAAACTCCGCTTTTCACAGTCCCAAAGTTCACCAAAGCGCGAACCTGTCCGGCTTCCAAAGGAGCCTTGGAGGTTTGGGGAAGAAGATTTCCTCCTAGTACATGGCCTCCTAATACCGCATTTAAGGATTGTCCAGCACCTTCAAATGCTACCGGTGAGGTTTTAATCCCTTCTGCGGTGCTTAATGCCTCCATACTTATATGAACTGAACTCCCGGGTCCAACCGTTGCGTAAGTAAATTTACCCGGGTTTTTCTTGGCATAATCCAGCCATTCCTCAAACGTATTCCAAGGGGAATCCGATTTTACAATTAAAAACGACGGTATAACATTTGTTCTGACTAGAGTTTGGAAGCTATCGTGACTATATATCGATTGCTCCAAATGAGGTTGAATACCAAGGTGTGTTACGCTGATCAAACCGATTTTATATCCATCCGGTTTCGCACGAAATATATCGGTTACTGCTATGGTGCCAGAACCTCCTGCCTTATTCACAACAACAACAGATTGTCCATTTGGAAGATGTTTTGATACTCCGTTAGCCAATATTCGGGCAATCAAATCTGTAGAACTACCTGCGTTATAAGGAATAATCATTTCGATAGGTTTTTGGGGAAAGTTACTCTTCGATTCACTATTGGCGTTAGCTTCAGCAGATTGACCCGCCGGACTATTTTGAGAACAACCTGATATGATAATGGATATAATTAACAGGGTTAACATAACTATTCTTTTCATTAAGAACACCTCTTTAATCGCTGCTGAATTGGGAGGGCAAGAGCTTACAAGTAAATGATTCTACGTTGGCTCTATATATTACATATGAAATAAGTTTTTCGCGTTAATAGACTCAATTTTCCGAATATCCTGTTCACTAAGACCCGCTGTTCTAATCTTCCCGCAAGGATCGGGGTCCCCCATGCTGAAAGGCTGATCCGTTCCGAGCAGCAGATGGTCCGCCCCTGCAATTTCCGCAAGGTAGCTTAAAGCTGGAGAAAAATGTGTGATGGTATCAAAATAAAGAAGCTGAAAATATTCTAAAGGTCCTTTCTTAGCTATACTTCTTGACTCCTCATGAGCCTCATAAGTATGCTGAAGACGACCAATTTGATAAGGCAAATATCCACCCGCATGGAGGAGAATTACTTTTAGATCCGGAAACCTGTCAAACACGCCACCAAGAATTAAGTATCCACCAGCAATCGTAGTATCATATGGATAGCCGATCGCGGCACGCATATAAAATCTACGGACACGCTCCTCGCCGGCTACGTGTAAAGGATGAACAAGCACGGGAACATGAAGACGGACGGCCTCCTCCCAAAAAGGATCAAATGATGGATCATCTAATTCCTTTCCTGCAATATTTGAGGCTATCATAACAGAACGAAATCCAAGATTGGAAACAGCATATTCAAGTTCCCTTGCAGCCAGTTCTCCATCTTGCAAAGGAACCGTGGCCATACCAGAAAATAGTCCATTTTTTTCCTTTAAGTCCTCAGCCAATGCCTCATTGAGAAGCCGGCTCCATTTCGCTCCCTGCTCCGAAGGCAATTCATAACCAAATAGATCAGGCCAGGTCGATAATACTTCATGACCCACTCCTTGACGAAGCATTCGTTGCTCACGATCTTCCAAGTCTATAATGGATGGAAAGAACGGACGAATGATCTCACCGTAAGCAAACTCAATAAATTCTTTACCCTCTTTATTCACTTGCAGTTTTGCACCATAAGGAGCGGGATGTTCCCGAATAACCTTTAGCGCTCTAGGGGTCACATAGTGTGCATGAATATCAGTTACCATCTGTTTTCTCTTCTCCCTTCGTTTTCTTTAATAGTTTCCATAATTTAAACGGAGACACAGGTGTTTCTGTGGTATAGATACCAAATGAAGACAATGCATCGTCAATGGCCGAATTGATGACCGCGGGCACAGGCACTACTCCACCTTCGCCACAGCCCTTTACCCCTTCAGGATTATTTGGATCAGGTGATTCCATATGCCCCAGTTGGATATCAGGTACTTCCATAGAGGTGGGAATCATATAATCCATATACGTAGCAGTCAGCACCTGTCCATTATTATCGTGAATCATTTCTTCATAGATCGCATTGCCCAATCCCTGGGCTACTCCTCCAATTACCTGTCCTTTTACAATCATAGGATTCAGTACTTTTCCGCAGTCGTCTACGACAATATATCGATGAACCTTGATCGCAGCTGTTGAAGGATCTACCTCTACAATCGCTGCATGAGTTCCATTCGCAAACGTAAGGGCTGACGGATAATAATAGAAGCTTTCTTCTAATCCCGGTTGAAAATCATCCGGCAAATGCGATCCTTCAGGGAGATGACGTTGTGTTGATCTTGAAGGATCGACTGAGATCATGGCAATTTTTTGTAAAGAAACATTTCTATCCGGGTCATTCTTCACTTGGATCATTCCTTCTACAATGTCCAAATCCATTGGATCGGCTTGCAGAACCAATCCTCCTAATTTTAAAGCTTTGTCCCGTACCTTAAGAGCCGCACCACTTACTGCGTTTCCTCCTGCTACCGCTACTCGGCTTGCCCAGGTTCCTACTCCATACTCTATGGCGCCTGTGTCACCCCCCACCACCTTTACATCATCAAAAGATACGCCAAGTCGTTCCGCACACACTTGAGCGAGTGTGGTCTCATGGCCTTGCCCTTGAGAACCGGCTCCGGTAGAAACGGTGACTTTTCCGGTTACGGGATCTACCTTCACTTTAGCCCCCTCAAACGGACCAAGACCTGCCATCTCAATATAATTGGCTAATCCAATTCCCAGATAACGTCCTTCTTTCCGATAATCCTCCTTAAGTTTTTGAAACTCGTTATAATCAATCATGTCTAATGCTTGTTGAAAAGCCTGCGGATAATCTCCGCTATGGTAGATCATCTTGCGGCCATCTCTTGAAAAAAGTCCGGTATCATAAGGCATTTCTTTCGTATGGATCAAGTTGCGCAGTCTTATCTCCGCTTTATCGAGACCAAGCTGTTCGGCTGCAAGATCCAACAACCGCTCTATCACAAAAACTCCTTGTGGTCGACCTGCTCCCCGATATGGCGCAACAGGTGTCTTATTGGTGTAGACACAGGTCATTTGCGCGTAGAAATTAGGAACTTTGTAAGGGCCAGGAATGGTGATGGCTGTAGTATAAGGAACTACAATGCCAAACGGGGTATATGCCCCGTTGTCCGCAAGGAAATGATCACGTACGGCGAGAATCTTCCCATCCTTCGTCAGAGCCATTTCAGCTTCGTGCCACTGATCGCGCTCCTGATAAGAAGCCATTAAATCTTCCATTCGATCACCGACCCATTTTACAGGTCTCCCCAACTGGAGCGCTAGCCACGGCACTAGAATTTCCTCCGGGTACAGGCGATTTTTCGCTCCAAAACCACCGCCGACATCGGGTGCGATCAATCTGACTTGTTGCTCCTCCAATCCTAGAAATCCTACGATTAGCCGACGAATCGTATGAACCGATTGAGTGCTGTCCCAAATGGTCAAATTCCCCAAGGTATCGGGAATAGCCAACACTCCTCTCGATTCCATGGGTTGCACACTACACCGCCCTATGCGAAATTTGGAACGGATAACTACGTCAGCATTGGCGAACGCGGATTGTGCATCACCTGTTTTCTCTATAATCATTGCTGCAGTATTGGAGCCAACTTCCATATGAAGAAGAGGAGCATCAGCTTTTAACGCGTCTTCCGGATTTCCAACTACCGGCAGCGCATCGTATTCAATATCAATGAGTTCGAGCGCATCCTCCGCAATATACCGACTGGTTGCCACAACGACTGCAACCGGTTCTCCGACATAATTAACTTTATCCTTAGCAAGAGGATAAGGCGTTTCGGATCGCAATGCGGGATGTGGAACCAGCATTGGTAATTTTTTACCCATTGCACCCAACTGTTCAAATGAGACAGCTGCTATCACTTCAGGAAATTGTTTTGCTTTTGTCAAATCTATTTTCACAATTCGGGCATGGGCATGGGGACTGCGCAGTACAGCCATATGAAGTGCATTCTTGGATTCTATATCCGCTAAATATCGACCGTTGCCGGTAATAAGTCGTAAATCTTCTTTGCGAGGCAATGCTTTACCTAAATAACGCATATTACGTTCCTCCTACTAAAGAATATTAATCAAATTCCTGCCGGGTGCTCGGCCTGTACAGTACATTGATCTGTCTCACTTATTTTATCTTTACTGAGCATCTCTGCTGCCATTTCTACGGCATCGACGATATTTTGATACCCGGTACATCGACATAGATTCCCTGAAATCCCTTCCCTGATTTCTTCACGGCTCGGATGAGGGTTCTCCTCAAGAAAATGGCAGGCCGATATAAGAAACCCTGGAGTGCAGAATCCACACTGCAGACCGTGTTTTTCTCTGAAGGCCTCCTGCAGCGGATGAAGGGTACCATCCGCATTCGACAATCCTTCTACGGTTAGGATTTTGGCTTGATTGGCTTGGACGCCAAAAACCAGACATGACCGCACAGGCCTCTCGTCCATCATCACCGTACACGCCCCGCAAATTCCGTGCTCACAGCCCACATGTGTTCCCGTTAAGCCAAGCTCATCCCGAAGAACATCAGACAATAGCATTCTGGGTTCAACCGATAAGCTATGCTCCTTACCATTGACGGTAACTGTTATATTGTTCAAGTTATTCTGCGTCACCGTTACACCTCCATAATATTGCACAATGTTATGATCAAATCTTTCCCTCCGCAAAAGCTGCCGCCTCTTGTTTTCTAAATTGCTCTTTGAGATATGATGGTTTCACAGGAATATTCTCTACTCGAATACCATGATCACGCAGTGCATCTTGGACTGCAGACTGGATTACTGCAAGTACTGGAATACTGCCGCTTTCACCGGTACCTTTTATACCTAATGGATTTAGCGGGGATGGGGTCTCAATATGGTGCAGATTGCATTCCGGCATCTCATTAGCCGTAGGCACAATATAATCCATTAAAGTGCTCGTTAATAACTGACCATCGCTATCATATACGACCTCTTCATATAACGCATTTCCTATACCGTTCGAAATGCCTCCAAGGGTCTGCCCCGTCACAATCATAGGATTCAATATCGTTCCGCAATCATGTACCCCTGCATAATTTAAAACTTTGATCTTAAAGGTTTCCGGATCTACTTCTACAACGGCCATATCTGCCATGGAGGTAATGGCCGCTCCCTGAGGTGCAAAATAATCAGTCACCTCTAAGCCAGGTGCAACCGGGAGATCAAAAGTCGTTCCAGGAAAAATTCCTCTTGCCTCGTGGGCCAATTGCCCTAAGGAAATCCTAGTCTTGCTATCTCCTTTTAATTGAACAAATCCTTCACTTAGTTCAAGGCTGTCAACAGGGGAACTTAATTTGTGAGCTGCGATTTTTAACGCTCTTTCCTTCACACCTTGAGCTGCTTTGTAAATAGCGGTACCTACAATAGTAGCAATCCTGCTAGCGAATGTTCCTGTACCATAAGGAAATGTTCCTGTGTCCCCTTCTCTTAAGGTTATTCTTTCAATAGGAACACTCAAAACTTCAGCAGCAACCTGCGCTAACGATGTTTCGTGACCTTGACCCTGATTGGAAGCACCGGTAAAGATCGTCACTTCACCAGTATATTCTACGCGAACTGTTGCTCCCTCATAGGAACCGAAAGCTGTACTTTCAATTGAGAAAGCGGTACCAATCCCTATATTGCGGCCTTGCTTGCGGTATTCTTCTTTAAGTTGAATCCACCGGTCATACTCGCCTTCTTTCTTTACTACATCGAAAAGCTTTTGATAATTTCCGCTATCGTATATCTGGGGTCTCCCATCTCGAGAAATTAGGCCGCTGTTATAAGGAAACTCATGATGCTGAATCAAATTTTTTCGTTTAATTTCCATTGGGTCCATACCTAGTTGAAATGCTGCTTCATCTAACAGTCGATTTAAGATCAATGCGGCTTGCGGCCTTCCGGCTCCTCGAAATGGTGCTAGTGGAACGGTATTCGTATATAGCACTCGAACATCACATAAGTAATTTGGGACTTTATAAGGACCGGGGATTAATGTTGAAGTGATTATAGGAACTATAATACCCCATGGTACATAGGCGCCAGTATTGGCCAAGATACTATCGGTTAAGGCTATAATTTTGCCATCTTCTGTTACACCTAGTGAAGCTTCATGGATTTGTTCACGTTCGTGGACAGAACTCATCATATGCTCCATGCGATCTTCAAGCCACCTTACAGGGGCCTCCACTTTCATCGACGCCCAGGCAACCAATAAGTCTTCTACATAAAAAGGAGCCTTAGCGCCGAACGCCCCTCCAACGTCCGGTGCAATAACCCGAACCTGATGTTCGGATAGATTCAGGGATTCTGCCAGGATCCTGCGCATTTCATGTTGACTCTGAGTAGTAGCATATACTTCTAATGTTGGCTCACTTTTATGATTATTCCATATAGCCAGCATTCCTCTCGTTTCAATAGGTAAACAACTTACTCTTCCAATTTTAAATCGCTGCTTCACAACTACTGCTGCATTTTTCATAGCCGCTTCTGCATCGCCGATACTCTGCTGAAATTGAGCAGCCTGATTAGACTGCAGATGTTCATGTGCCAACGGCGAATCTGGACGAACCGCATCCTCCAGATGGGCAACGGCAGGCAGTTTTTGATAATCCACTTTAATTAAGTCCAAGGCATCTTCTGCAATATAACGAGAGCTCGCAATCACCATGGCAATCGGTTCGCCAACATGATGAATAGTAGAGTTGAGTGGCTGTTGAGTAATAGGAATTAGACTCGGATATGGGAAGAGAAAAGGGAGGGAGGGAAGTTCCCCTCCATCATCAGGACCGAACACGGCTATAACACCCGGTAAACGACGAGCTTGTTCTAAATCAATACTTTGAATTCGAGCATGGGCGTGTGGGCTTCTCAAAAAAGCTGCACTTAATGTACCCTCGATTTTAATATCACCTATATAACGTCCATTTCCCCGGAGCAGCCTCGGATCAATCTTTCGTTTGATTGACTTCCCTATATATTTCATTCCTTCACCTCTCAATAGTAGTGTTCATTTTTCTCTTGGTTTCTAAGATCATCTTACAATCTAATCGAGTTTAAATTCACTAGCCGGGAAGAACTCTACTTGCTGCAATCCCCCGTTTTTCACTTCTAATAGAGCAAAGGAAGAAGCAACATTGCCAAATTCATTGAAATCTACTGGCCCAGATGCGCCTTCGTAATTAATGTCATTACCGTTCTTTAACTCTTTCATTGCGTCTGCAAAGCTATTAGCCACTACACCTGGAGGATTAGCTACCTTAGCAATATTGTCATTGACGGCTTTACCACTTGCTTCACCCCCGGCTTCAATGGCCAGCGCAATCAACATGATCATGTCATAAGCGTTAGTATCATACATTCCTGCCCCTGGAGGAAATCCAAACTTAGTCTCAAAGTCGGTTCTAAATCTAGTATACGATTCAAGTTTAATATCCTCTGCCGGCACAACCCCCATCATGCCTTCTGAAACATCTTTGCCGATGGCATTGATAAGGTCAGGGGATAGAAGCTCTGTACTTACCACCCATTGCCAACCGTAATTTTGCTGATACTCTTGTTTGAAAATAACTGTTCCGGCAGTAATTCCACCAAAGAAATAAACTAATTTAGGCTTTGAAGCCGCTATTTTTTTCAGCTCACCTTGGTATGTGTTTTGTCCTGGATTGAAGGTCACAGTGGAAACGATTTTACCGCCTTTTTCTTCGAAAGTTTTCTCGAAGGATTCGGCATTTGCCTGAGCGCCTTCTACATTTTCCACCATAATAGCTATTTCGTTATATCCTTTATCTAAAAGTATTTCTGCACTTACCAATCCATTCAAAGTGTCCGAGGGGGCGGTCCGAAACGCATAATCCCCACCTTTGTTATCAAACTCTGGGGTGCCTGCATTGTGCCCAAAAACTGGAACTTGTCTGTTTTTCGCATCCTTGAGCAGTGCCATTATTCCGTCTGATTCTGTTCCAACAACAGAAACAACCGAATTGATATTCACCAATTTTTGAAAACCCTGAATCGAGCCTTCCACACTACTGTGGTTATCCTCATTAATTAATTTGATCATTCGCCCATTGAGTACCCCACCAGACTTATTGATCTCCTCCACTGCTAATTGAGCTGCTTTAAAGTTCTCCTCAGTCCATGGTGCATAATCCCCAGTAAAACCGCCCAAATAACCGATTGAAATATCGCCTGCCTTACTCTCGGAAGTAGTGGTGGAATTGTTATTCCCAGAAGGAGGAGCCGAGCATGCCGCAGAAAGAACTATCACCATTAAAATAATAATGACCCTAGTAAGTTTATTTTTCATTTACTTATCCCCCTTTAATGGTGTGTTCCTAAGAATAAGCCTTCTAAATCTTCATTTTCCATAATTTCTTTCCCTTTATACTCAGCCCTAATCTGACCGGAATCCATTAAATAAACTCTATCGACATGCCGTAAAACCTGAAGCGGATTCTCTTCGACCACCCAAATAATGGTTGTTCCGCTCTTCCTGATCTGAACAATTAAGTCTACCAATCCAGCAATAATTTGTGGTGCTAACCCTGTTGTAGGTTCATCGAGTAACAGCAGTTTGGGCTTTACAATGAGTGCGCTAGCGAGTGCTAACATTTGCCTTTGCCCTCCGCTTAGTGTCCCAGCATATTGTCCCATACGATTTTTAAGGTCTGGAAATAGATCCAATGTCTCTTGAATAGCACTTTTTGGTTTTTTTAATGTATAGGCTCCCATTAGGAGATTCTCTTCAACTGTTAACTCAGCAAACACATTTTTTCTTTGTGGAACATACCCCAAACCAAGCTTGGAGAGTTTACTAGGATCCATGCTGCTAACTGCTTCTCCTTGAAAAGTAATTTCACCCTTTATCGTAGGTAAAAGCCCCGTTATGGTATCCATTAGCGTTGATTTCCCTGCGCCATTAGGTCCAATGATACCAATCATTTCCCCTGTCTCAACATGAAGATCCACTCCATGTAAAACATGAATTTTGCCGTATCCGGAAGTTAACCCCTTCACATTAAGAAGCATCGTGTTCAGCCTCCCCTAAATAGACAGACTTAACTAAAGGATTATTAGCTACTTCCTGCGGGGTACCGCTAGCAATAATTTCACCATGTGCTAAAACATACATACGATCGCAAATTTCCATAATAAAACCTAAGTTATGATCAATAATTAAAAATGTCATCCCTTGTTGACGAAGAATTTGAATATGCTCTACCAATTTCTCCAGCATTGCAGGGTTGATTCCTGAAGCAGGCTCATCTAACATTAATAATTTTGGATCTAACATTAATTGCCGGCTAATTTCTAGTAATCTTAGCTCTCCGGCACTGAGATTGGCTGCCAGTTCATTTCGTTTGTCATAAAGGTTAATTTTCTTTAATAAATCTATAGCTTTTTCATAATTTTCTCTCTCTCTGTCTATGACCTCACGATGCTGAAAAATGGAATGAGATATTCTCTCTCCTTTGTGAGAAGGAACAACCAATAAATTATCTAAACAACTCAAATTTGGAAAACCTATCGGTGTCTGGAATGTCTTGACGATTCCTGATCGAGCAATTTCTTGAGTGGATAACCCCGAAAGAGAACGGTTCATGAATATTACTTCCCCTTGATTATAAGGGGTTGTATAACTAATCATATTAAATAAAGTGGTTTTTCCCGCTCCATTGGGTCCGATTAAACCAATAATTTCGCCTTCTTTAATCTCTAACGAAACATCTTTAACCGCTTGAACACCGCCGAAGCTTTTACTTAAACGACTGACTTTTAGAATGAAAATCAACTCCCTTATTAGAAAAATTTCCATTAAAAAGTTTCATTCTAGTCTCTACCGATGGTATCTTCTCTGATAAAATGCCTTGCGGACGAAACCGTAAAACAAAAACCAGCATGAATCCGATAACTACCCATCTAAGGGATGCCAAAACCACGGCCATATCTGGTGAAACCTGAAAAAAGCGTGTGAATTCCTGTACAAAGATAAGAACGATAGCTCCTATGACAGCCCCTTTATTGTTTCCGATTCCACCGATTACTAAAGCAGTCCAAACCGTAAAAGTGATAGTGGATGTAAACATGCTCGGTAATATAATCGAACTGTACCAAACATAGATTGCACCAACGATCCCTACAAACATATTCGTTAGAATAAATATTTTCAATTTTGTTCTATAAATGTCTTTTCCAATCGATAAGGTGGCTGATTCGTTCTCACGAATAGCTCGCATTAATCTCCCCAAGGGTGAATATGTCAAACGTTGTGCCAACCAAAAGTAGATAGCAAGTATCACTAAAACCAATACAGTAAAAAAGAAGATATAGTTTATTCCGCTAAAATAACTCTCGAATGGCTTTGGAAGACCATAAAAACCTATATTACCATTGGTTAACCATTTTTCATTTGTAATGACTTGGCGGATTACTTCTGCAAAAGCAAACGTTGTGATCAGCAAATATTCTTTTTTTAAACGTAAGGAAGGTAGACCGACAATTAATCCTGCTACCCCTGAAGCAATAGCTGCTGCCAACAGACCAACCCATATGGGCATGCCTAATCCTAATGTCCCAGGCTGATCTAGTGTAACTAGTGTGTATG
This genomic window contains:
- a CDS encoding tripartite tricarboxylate transporter permease, with the protein product MDTLSLLLQGFETALTLSNIFYCLIGVTVGMIVGVLPGLGPVSGTALLIPITFGMEPISAIIMLSGIYYGSMYGGTITSVLINTPGEAASVITCIDGYELAKQGRAGTALGVAAIGSFIGGIVAVLSLSFIGPPLAQFALRFGPPEYFTIMLLGLLMLVGLMGKSLVRGLIAALFGLILSLIGMDPSSGAPRFTFGQLELLDGIDFSVLALGLFGISEILLNAEKKMDLQPPVKIQGLLPKGEEWNPTFKSIGRGTFLGLLIGLIPGANAAISSLISYSIEKKWAKDPSRFGKGAIEGVAGPETANNAHSGASLIPLFTLGIPSSPTVAVILGAFIMHGLTPGPALFQNNPDFVWAVISSMFIGNLILLIFNLPLARFWAKITLVPYQLLFPLILMIAIIGAYSINNSLWDVGVMIFFGILGYIMKKKDIPIAATVLTFVLGTQIETSLLQSLAISQSDIMIFFDRPISFFLMMLCFIILLLSIYSEIKKKRSKFVSDIEV
- a CDS encoding tripartite tricarboxylate transporter TctB family protein encodes the protein MEKKWKAGLYSGLPIFLFSVFIFWKSFDLPYLGSVGPGAGFFPVWLSGILIILSLFYMVEFRNKENSEEESMPKGEDLKKVLYIIGCLILFVIIISYLGFVLSSAIFLFLLLYRAYKWYLNLIISVGTSIFLFWLFRTLLSVTLPVNEFGW
- a CDS encoding tripartite tricarboxylate transporter substrate binding protein, yielding MKRIVMLTLLIISIIISGCSQNSPAGQSAEANANSESKSNFPQKPIEMIIPYNAGSSTDLIARILANGVSKHLPNGQSVVVVNKAGGSGTIAVTDIFRAKPDGYKIGLISVTHLGIQPHLEQSIYSHDSFQTLVRTNVIPSFLIVKSDSPWNTFEEWLDYAKKNPGKFTYATVGPGSSVHISMEALSTAEGIKTSPVAFEGAGQSLNAVLGGHVLGGNLLPQTSKAPLEAGQVRALVNFGTVKSGVFKDVPTLQEKGIDVALDIYNGLIAPKGLPKDILDIYDAAFKKTLEDPEIIEQLKKLDIEPSYAGPDEFQKDITDSFNQIGDTLKKIGMVK
- a CDS encoding amidohydrolase family protein, which produces MVTDIHAHYVTPRALKVIREHPAPYGAKLQVNKEGKEFIEFAYGEIIRPFFPSIIDLEDREQRMLRQGVGHEVLSTWPDLFGYELPSEQGAKWSRLLNEALAEDLKEKNGLFSGMATVPLQDGELAARELEYAVSNLGFRSVMIASNIAGKELDDPSFDPFWEEAVRLHVPVLVHPLHVAGEERVRRFYMRAAIGYPYDTTIAGGYLILGGVFDRFPDLKVILLHAGGYLPYQIGRLQHTYEAHEESRSIAKKGPLEYFQLLYFDTITHFSPALSYLAEIAGADHLLLGTDQPFSMGDPDPCGKIRTAGLSEQDIRKIESINAKNLFHM
- a CDS encoding xanthine dehydrogenase family protein molybdopterin-binding subunit encodes the protein MRYLGKALPRKEDLRLITGNGRYLADIESKNALHMAVLRSPHAHARIVKIDLTKAKQFPEVIAAVSFEQLGAMGKKLPMLVPHPALRSETPYPLAKDKVNYVGEPVAVVVATSRYIAEDALELIDIEYDALPVVGNPEDALKADAPLLHMEVGSNTAAMIIEKTGDAQSAFANADVVIRSKFRIGRCSVQPMESRGVLAIPDTLGNLTIWDSTQSVHTIRRLIVGFLGLEEQQVRLIAPDVGGGFGAKNRLYPEEILVPWLALQLGRPVKWVGDRMEDLMASYQERDQWHEAEMALTKDGKILAVRDHFLADNGAYTPFGIVVPYTTAITIPGPYKVPNFYAQMTCVYTNKTPVAPYRGAGRPQGVFVIERLLDLAAEQLGLDKAEIRLRNLIHTKEMPYDTGLFSRDGRKMIYHSGDYPQAFQQALDMIDYNEFQKLKEDYRKEGRYLGIGLANYIEMAGLGPFEGAKVKVDPVTGKVTVSTGAGSQGQGHETTLAQVCAERLGVSFDDVKVVGGDTGAIEYGVGTWASRVAVAGGNAVSGAALKVRDKALKLGGLVLQADPMDLDIVEGMIQVKNDPDRNVSLQKIAMISVDPSRSTQRHLPEGSHLPDDFQPGLEESFYYYPSALTFANGTHAAIVEVDPSTAAIKVHRYIVVDDCGKVLNPMIVKGQVIGGVAQGLGNAIYEEMIHDNNGQVLTATYMDYMIPTSMEVPDIQLGHMESPDPNNPEGVKGCGEGGVVPVPAVINSAIDDALSSFGIYTTETPVSPFKLWKLLKKTKGEEKTDGN
- a CDS encoding (2Fe-2S)-binding protein, with the protein product MTQNNLNNITVTVNGKEHSLSVEPRMLLSDVLRDELGLTGTHVGCEHGICGACTVMMDERPVRSCLVFGVQANQAKILTVEGLSNADGTLHPLQEAFREKHGLQCGFCTPGFLISACHFLEENPHPSREEIREGISGNLCRCTGYQNIVDAVEMAAEMLSKDKISETDQCTVQAEHPAGI